A DNA window from Engystomops pustulosus chromosome 6, aEngPut4.maternal, whole genome shotgun sequence contains the following coding sequences:
- the LOC140065373 gene encoding sialic acid-binding Ig-like lectin 8: MLVKTFKVLVDNYLVLIVFISRLWRGNVCERYPGYKITTSPYVTVQRGLCAHVPCSFTVPSDQKLSRNTVAIWFHFINRYAVISAKKSSKFHQAYGRLFLSGDVSSGDCSYYIEDPRPVDQTTYFFRFEDGSLMFSYGDIKPYVTITELTEKPTISSARLVEGKEVTLTCTSPGRCRNVTSQISWSGNVSGIRLMNYNLTHDDGSRSFHSNITFTPGKSDNNSPLYCTVTLQTEDSTTETQTLNIEYSPSINITIEGVETNETTVTVKDGDTITMRCYVDSNPKASITWYKEDAVVNRTRSFQTISLTLTNVTPSDAGRFLCSAENEHGVARRMVHIIYHSTKSRFSNVMLGAVGGVLLLVLIIIVGAVIIIYIRKKRQLYVNENVKDVNLNEKDDIYCSLGFTTSDVNSPEDSPPKGLQSSAGDDSVYSDDLQYASVAFSKLKSKQIVPKNTETEYSEIRKSPRY, translated from the exons GTAATGTGTGTGAGAGGTACCCTGGATATAAGATCACCACGAGTCCATATGTGACGGTTCAGCGCGGTCTTTGTGCTCACGTCCCCTGCTCATTCACCGTACCCAGTGACCAGAAGTTATCCAGGAATACTGTTGCCATTTGGTTTCATTTCATCAATCGATATGCAGTTATTTCTGCAAAGAAATCGAGTAAATTCCATCAGGCATATGGTCGCCTCTTCCTGAGCGGAGACGTGTCCAGCGGAGACTGCTCCTACTACATAGAAGATCCAAGACCTGTAGATCAGACTACATATTTTTTCAGATTTGAAGATGGTTCCTTAATGTTCTCCTATGGAGATATCAAGCCTTATGTAACGATTACTG agcTCACAGAAAAACCTACAATCTCTTCCGCACGGCTGGTGGAGGGGAAGGAGGTGACATTGACCTGTACAAGTCCTGGGAGATGTCGAAATGTTACATCACAAATTTCATGGTCAGGAAACGTGTCCGGTATAAGACTGATGAACTATAACCTAACCCATGATGACGGCAGCCGATCCTTCCACTCCAATATCACATTCACCCCAGGAAAATCAGACAACaactccccattatactgtacgGTGACCCTACAAACAGAAGACTCCACAACGGAGACCCAAACCTTGAATATTGAAT ATTCTCCTTCTATAAATATCACAATTGAAG GTGTGGAAACAAATGAAACCACCGTGACTGTGAAGGACGGGGATACTATTACTATGAGATGCTATGTAGACAGTAACCCCAAAGCCTCCATCACTTGGTATAAAGAAGACGCGGTGGTCAACCGGACTAGAAGCTTCCAGACCATCAGCCTCACACTCACCAATGTTACCCCAAGTGATGCTGGGAGGTTTCTATGTTCTGCCGAGAATGAGCATGGGGTCGCACGTAGGATGGTTCACATCATATATCACA gtaccAAGTCCCGATTTAGCAATGTGATGTTGGGGGCAGTAGGTGGAGTCCTTCTGCTGGTTCTGATAATAATAGTAGGAGCTGTGATAATCATATACATCAGAAA AAAAAGACAACTATATGTTAATGAAAACGTGAAAGATGTTAATTTGAATGAAAAAGATGATATATACTGCAGTCTAGGATTCACTACATCT GATGTTAATTCACCAGAAGATTCTCCACCAAAAGGCCTCCAGTCGTCTGCAGGAGATGACTCTGTCTACAGTGACGATCTACAATATGCAAGCGTTGCCTTCTCCAAACTGAAATCTAAGCAGATTGTCCCTAAAAACACAGAGACAGAATATTCAGAAATAAGGAAATCTCCACGTTACTAA